In uncultured Cohaesibacter sp., a genomic segment contains:
- a CDS encoding DUF1320 domain-containing protein produces the protein MAETGTYLTVEELIARQDESDLLALCGTGGWNGAAGRQIDQARLTYQIKRAQSLISGYVKSRYPALETLLPEEMPQALKGASETLVLYWLRDRVHDTSGVSDEWRDRYRDVVSWLKDIHAGRADLDVPGLEPTLSEDSTAVQFSFPESRSDHILKGYGFD, from the coding sequence ATGGCTGAGACGGGAACATATTTAACGGTCGAAGAGCTGATTGCTCGCCAGGACGAAAGCGATCTGCTCGCACTTTGCGGGACGGGTGGTTGGAATGGAGCGGCTGGTCGGCAAATCGATCAAGCCCGTCTCACCTATCAAATCAAACGTGCCCAGAGCCTGATCTCCGGTTATGTCAAATCCCGCTATCCGGCTCTTGAAACCCTCTTGCCAGAGGAAATGCCCCAAGCCCTGAAAGGGGCATCGGAGACGCTTGTCCTCTATTGGCTGCGGGATCGTGTTCACGACACATCCGGTGTTTCTGACGAATGGCGGGATCGTTATCGCGATGTGGTGAGCTGGCTCAAGGATATCCATGCGGGGCGGGCCGATCTCGATGTGCCGGGGCTTGAGCCTACTCTTTCCGAGGACAGTACTGCGGTTCAGTTTTCCTTCCCGGAAAGCCGTTCCGATCACATTTTGAAGGGATATGGCTTTGACTGA
- a CDS encoding Gp37 family protein — protein sequence MTDLILKTDLLTNLESGLVERLKAFLPSPYYIAPFPNEPEQFDMARMDAVCLVHYSGSRYSKPTDQIRQVRELQFTLALYIHALRGGVEDDRLAAYGTIELLRKAAQNVRLDGCKPFYLVSDQMVGQQAGRWDWQIDIACETVAVAAEHNIPRPRYPLNSARQEV from the coding sequence TTGACTGATCTCATTCTCAAAACCGACTTGCTGACCAATCTGGAAAGCGGGTTGGTCGAACGGCTCAAGGCGTTTCTGCCATCACCCTATTATATCGCGCCGTTTCCAAATGAACCGGAACAGTTCGATATGGCGCGGATGGACGCGGTGTGTCTGGTCCACTATTCCGGTTCCCGCTACAGCAAGCCAACCGACCAGATCCGGCAGGTGCGTGAGCTTCAGTTTACGCTGGCTCTTTATATTCATGCCCTGCGTGGCGGTGTCGAAGATGACCGGCTTGCAGCCTATGGCACCATCGAGCTTCTTCGCAAGGCCGCCCAGAATGTGCGCCTTGATGGCTGCAAACCGTTTTATCTGGTCTCAGACCAGATGGTTGGTCAGCAGGCTGGTCGCTGGGATTGGCAGATCGATATTGCCTGCGAGACCGTGGCGGTTGCCGCCGAGCACAATATTCCCCGCCCGCGTTATCCCCTCAACAGCGCAAGACAGGAGGTCTGA
- a CDS encoding phage tail protein has protein sequence MAERKYGAEIVTVDDGGTTVTELKAATALLVGTAPIQDVHATAEERAAYINKKILIKRRDQIAEYFGPVRDGYTIPAALHQMFDQEGTQGIGTICVVNVFDPDTHVTDGSPDPSVVTNLEIIGTFDAAGQPSGLQHAYACYQSFGWFPKFLLVPGFSTLTGVRTAMQTIANKVRARFFLDAPLGVSAQQVIEARGDGGDFDWQVSSRRAVGCWPYLKFVDLDPNSETAGEKVPLWYSPVLAAIWMRYIVEVGYHHSPSNREIICEEPAQECLYIPGDFTSDVQEMRANGIVTCEERHGKGPHTSGNRSMAWPTDTNMRNFLHVQLIEDVLHEAVLHYLDQWKDRNGNPANIELVEDRINAYGLGKTTGKDPALSGFRFAFDRQQTTTATVAEGHYYWTMKWAPVGVMEWLTVNDWIDTDLLGDPLGLSTTDTSTDVA, from the coding sequence ATGGCTGAGCGCAAATATGGTGCCGAGATTGTCACGGTCGATGATGGTGGCACGACTGTTACCGAGCTGAAAGCGGCAACGGCCCTGTTGGTTGGCACTGCCCCCATTCAGGACGTTCATGCAACTGCTGAAGAGCGTGCTGCCTACATCAACAAGAAGATCCTGATCAAGCGTCGTGACCAGATCGCAGAGTATTTCGGGCCGGTGCGCGATGGCTACACCATTCCGGCAGCGCTGCATCAGATGTTCGATCAGGAAGGCACGCAAGGGATCGGCACCATTTGTGTGGTCAACGTGTTTGATCCGGACACACATGTCACAGACGGAAGCCCGGATCCGAGTGTGGTCACCAATCTTGAAATTATCGGCACTTTTGATGCCGCTGGGCAGCCATCGGGTCTTCAGCATGCCTATGCCTGCTATCAATCCTTTGGCTGGTTCCCAAAATTCCTTCTTGTCCCCGGCTTTTCGACCCTGACCGGTGTTCGGACTGCCATGCAGACCATCGCCAACAAGGTGCGGGCGCGCTTCTTTCTGGATGCGCCCTTGGGTGTTTCGGCCCAACAGGTCATTGAAGCGCGAGGGGACGGCGGTGACTTTGACTGGCAGGTCAGTTCCCGTCGTGCCGTTGGTTGCTGGCCCTATCTGAAGTTTGTTGATCTGGATCCGAACTCTGAGACTGCCGGTGAGAAGGTGCCTTTGTGGTATAGCCCGGTGCTGGCCGCCATCTGGATGCGCTATATCGTTGAGGTTGGCTATCATCACAGCCCGTCCAATCGGGAAATCATCTGCGAGGAACCTGCCCAGGAATGCCTCTATATTCCCGGTGACTTCACCTCCGATGTGCAGGAAATGCGCGCCAACGGCATTGTCACTTGCGAAGAGCGCCATGGCAAAGGGCCTCACACCTCGGGCAACCGCTCAATGGCGTGGCCAACCGATACCAATATGCGCAACTTCCTGCATGTGCAGCTCATCGAAGATGTGCTCCATGAGGCGGTGCTTCACTATCTCGACCAGTGGAAGGACCGCAACGGTAATCCGGCCAATATCGAATTGGTCGAGGATCGCATCAATGCCTATGGGCTGGGCAAAACCACCGGCAAGGATCCCGCTCTTTCCGGTTTCCGGTTCGCCTTTGATCGCCAGCAGACGACCACGGCGACGGTTGCCGAAGGGCATTATTACTGGACCATGAAATGGGCTCCGGTCGGTGTCATGGAATGGCTGACCGTCAATGACTGGATCGATACCGACCTGTTGGGCGATCCTTTAGGGCTTTCCACCACAGACACATCAACCGATGTGGCATAA
- a CDS encoding phage major tail tube protein, whose protein sequence is MTDYRRYGQSVQSDVYLEDNSLIGIAKSFQLPAIKWKTVSIETLGQVAVYEPPTRVLEALSGSFTMSFFEPDLMAAFFNPTKSQKLQFHQYVDLNNEDGYDAERSFTRISILTLRVTSYEHQEVSLGENEDIPLEFSCSRLVQRIHDSDQTLLEVDVFNNRAGNSSGDFWT, encoded by the coding sequence ATGACAGATTATCGTCGGTACGGCCAATCGGTCCAGTCTGATGTTTATCTTGAAGACAACAGCCTGATTGGCATCGCCAAGAGCTTTCAGCTACCGGCCATCAAATGGAAAACCGTTTCCATCGAGACGCTGGGTCAGGTCGCGGTCTATGAGCCGCCAACCCGTGTTCTGGAAGCTTTGAGCGGCTCTTTCACAATGAGCTTCTTTGAGCCGGATCTGATGGCTGCTTTCTTCAATCCGACCAAATCGCAGAAGCTTCAGTTCCATCAGTATGTCGATCTCAACAATGAAGACGGATATGATGCGGAGCGGTCTTTCACGCGCATCTCGATCCTCACTTTGCGTGTCACCAGCTACGAACATCAGGAAGTCTCTCTGGGGGAAAATGAAGATATCCCTCTGGAGTTTTCCTGCTCCCGCCTTGTCCAGCGCATTCACGATAGCGACCAGACGCTGCTGGAAGTTGATGTCTTCAACAACCGTGCAGGGAACAGTTCCGGCGATTTCTGGACCTGA
- a CDS encoding tape measure protein, translating to MTMRLGIVADFTDRATKRMAKLLRANQKLEKANKAQGRLARSQAGQTKAQAAAQGKFASQVERSNRLMASLKATASALGGTISSAIAAMGRFTGSISTAIRKVFSLKQALARIRNGAGLMKSGLGKMARGALVAGGLSLGAAGAAAGAANMVIGPAAQVETYMVQLEALEKSSAKAKQAMGWITDFAAKTPLELPEVIEAYRQLKVYGIDPTNGSMRALVDTMAMSGGGAETLQGIIMAVGQAWTKGKLQTEEINQMVERGIPVWDMLSKATGKSAAQLQKLASAGELGKDVISKLVDLMADRASGASEKMSRTWNGMLSNMSDHWFQFRLLIAQSGVFDWAKEKLQGFLDTLNRMKADGSLKAFAEQISSNIISSLQAIWSFGQELWSVLQQVGSWLKIAADALGGWNRLVGVFIALPLLGTIASIITGFAQLAGGVVLVGSGIAALSLPVVAVVAGVAAVAAAAYLIYQNWDGIVDWFSNLWDQIVNLASGAWDWFKSNLSWHPLALIANNWGAITGWFASFWAGIKGLAQAGWDALKTLFDWTPLGLIVNNWSALTEWFGSFWAGIKGLAQVEWEGLKALFGWSPLGLVINNWGSIAEWFAGFWEKLKSLFDWSALLSDGLPAAIQKIVDTFSNIDLFDAGVKILKSLWDGMLSLVDQMVSSISSKLSSMMPKLPSWLGGGKTEEVQARASGGTYGRGPLLVGERGPELSYATQGGFIAHYGQLAEMARLSDRIRQGAASAALAASVATASPALAASAPVAVSPSPLAMEASGNSSSAPTATGGVHIELNYAPTITVGSGSSLSEDDFEAMLEEHADVLVDLIKRKLDEDGRLEF from the coding sequence ATGACCATGCGCCTTGGCATTGTTGCTGACTTTACAGACCGTGCGACAAAGCGCATGGCCAAGTTGCTGCGTGCCAATCAGAAACTGGAAAAGGCCAACAAGGCCCAAGGGAGGCTTGCGCGATCCCAAGCCGGACAGACCAAGGCGCAGGCCGCAGCGCAAGGCAAGTTTGCTTCTCAGGTTGAGCGCTCCAACCGCCTGATGGCTTCGCTCAAGGCAACAGCTTCCGCACTGGGCGGAACCATCAGTAGCGCCATCGCTGCGATGGGGCGCTTCACCGGTTCCATCTCGACCGCTATTCGCAAGGTCTTCAGTCTCAAGCAAGCGCTTGCCCGCATCCGAAACGGCGCGGGCTTGATGAAATCCGGCCTTGGCAAAATGGCTCGTGGTGCTCTGGTTGCGGGTGGGCTTAGCCTTGGCGCAGCCGGAGCTGCTGCGGGCGCTGCCAACATGGTGATTGGCCCTGCGGCCCAGGTCGAAACCTATATGGTTCAGCTTGAAGCGCTTGAGAAATCCAGCGCAAAAGCAAAACAGGCTATGGGCTGGATCACTGACTTCGCAGCCAAAACACCTCTGGAATTGCCAGAGGTGATCGAAGCCTATCGCCAGCTCAAGGTTTACGGCATTGATCCGACAAACGGCTCCATGCGCGCCTTGGTCGATACTATGGCCATGTCAGGTGGTGGCGCAGAGACACTCCAAGGCATCATTATGGCTGTTGGCCAAGCCTGGACAAAGGGCAAGCTGCAAACCGAAGAAATCAACCAGATGGTTGAGCGCGGCATTCCTGTCTGGGATATGCTGTCAAAGGCAACAGGCAAAAGCGCAGCCCAGCTGCAGAAACTGGCGTCAGCCGGAGAATTGGGCAAGGACGTCATCTCCAAGCTCGTTGATCTGATGGCTGATCGTGCCTCCGGAGCATCCGAGAAAATGTCTCGGACATGGAACGGCATGCTTTCGAACATGTCAGACCATTGGTTCCAATTCCGCCTTCTGATTGCTCAGAGTGGCGTGTTTGATTGGGCCAAGGAAAAGCTGCAGGGCTTCCTTGACACGCTCAATCGCATGAAGGCAGACGGCTCCCTGAAAGCTTTTGCAGAGCAAATTAGCAGCAACATCATCTCCAGCCTTCAGGCTATCTGGTCATTCGGACAAGAACTCTGGTCAGTGCTCCAGCAGGTTGGCAGTTGGCTGAAAATCGCAGCTGACGCTCTTGGCGGCTGGAACCGCTTGGTTGGCGTGTTCATCGCGCTGCCCTTGTTGGGCACGATTGCCAGCATCATCACCGGCTTTGCGCAATTGGCAGGTGGGGTGGTGCTGGTTGGTTCCGGTATTGCTGCGCTGTCCTTGCCCGTGGTGGCGGTTGTGGCAGGCGTTGCAGCCGTCGCGGCGGCCGCTTATCTCATCTATCAGAATTGGGATGGTATTGTCGATTGGTTCAGCAACCTTTGGGACCAAATCGTCAATCTTGCAAGTGGCGCATGGGATTGGTTCAAGTCCAATTTGTCCTGGCATCCACTTGCCCTGATCGCCAACAATTGGGGGGCGATTACCGGTTGGTTTGCTTCTTTCTGGGCTGGCATCAAGGGCTTGGCGCAAGCTGGATGGGATGCCCTCAAGACCCTCTTTGACTGGACCCCGCTTGGCCTCATCGTCAACAATTGGTCTGCTCTGACCGAGTGGTTCGGATCCTTCTGGGCTGGCATCAAGGGCTTGGCTCAAGTTGAATGGGAGGGTCTCAAGGCCCTGTTCGGTTGGAGCCCTTTGGGGCTCGTGATCAATAACTGGGGCTCCATTGCGGAGTGGTTTGCTGGCTTCTGGGAAAAGCTCAAATCCCTGTTTGATTGGTCCGCTTTGCTTTCCGATGGGCTGCCTGCCGCCATTCAGAAGATTGTCGACACATTCTCAAACATCGACCTGTTTGATGCCGGGGTCAAAATCCTCAAATCTCTGTGGGATGGCATGTTGTCTCTTGTCGACCAGATGGTTTCCAGCATCAGCAGCAAGCTGTCCTCCATGATGCCAAAGCTTCCGTCCTGGCTTGGTGGTGGCAAAACCGAAGAGGTTCAGGCGCGCGCCTCTGGTGGCACCTATGGACGCGGCCCGCTGCTGGTCGGGGAAAGGGGACCGGAACTCAGCTATGCCACACAGGGGGGCTTCATCGCCCATTATGGTCAGCTCGCTGAAATGGCCCGTCTGTCAGACAGGATCCGTCAGGGAGCAGCCTCTGCGGCCCTTGCGGCATCTGTTGCCACCGCGTCTCCTGCACTTGCTGCATCCGCTCCCGTCGCCGTCTCGCCGAGCCCACTGGCTATGGAGGCGAGTGGGAACAGTTCCAGCGCGCCGACTGCCACAGGTGGTGTACATATCGAGCTCAATTATGCGCCAACCATCACGGTTGGATCTGGCTCCTCACTTTCCGAAGATGATTTTGAAGCCATGCTAGAAGAGCATGCCGACGTGTTGGTGGATCTCATCAAGCGGAAGCTGGATGAAGACGGGAGGCTTGAGTTCTGA
- a CDS encoding phage tail protein → MTVYAYLGDFVLGQDNAMSGPKSDSQKWGNSIHQHKVVRGKPVPQYAGEELDKRTLTFFFDESFCDPQSEYARLKAARSSGSVMAFTSGYGDYDGTHYQITSVSPTIEKTTKGGRIVRLSASIELLEVPGAAISFSSAVSALATAASALINPLTKKG, encoded by the coding sequence ATGACGGTCTATGCCTATCTTGGTGACTTCGTTCTGGGGCAGGACAATGCCATGTCCGGCCCGAAGTCTGACAGCCAGAAATGGGGCAACAGCATCCATCAGCATAAGGTGGTGCGGGGCAAACCCGTTCCGCAATATGCTGGTGAGGAACTGGACAAACGGACCCTTACCTTCTTTTTCGATGAGAGCTTCTGCGATCCCCAATCGGAATATGCGCGCCTGAAAGCTGCCCGGTCGTCAGGCTCCGTCATGGCCTTTACGTCCGGCTATGGTGACTACGACGGCACCCATTATCAGATCACGTCTGTGTCTCCCACAATTGAGAAGACCACCAAGGGTGGCCGTATCGTTCGCCTGTCGGCCAGCATTGAGCTGCTGGAAGTTCCCGGTGCAGCCATCTCCTTCAGCTCTGCGGTGTCGGCACTTGCAACAGCCGCGTCAGCCCTCATCAATCCCCTTACCAAGAAAGGATAG
- a CDS encoding tail protein X: MAEVVKTGEYLEHLTVAGDRWDLLAWDYYGDASKDTLIIEENRDLYVTSLLSIPALLPTGLILRIPVIEQSALDDSQLPPWKRTGNS; encoded by the coding sequence ATGGCTGAGGTCGTTAAAACGGGCGAATATCTTGAGCATTTAACGGTTGCCGGGGATCGTTGGGATCTATTGGCATGGGACTATTATGGTGACGCCAGCAAGGATACGCTGATCATTGAAGAGAACCGGGATCTCTATGTTACCTCTCTGCTATCCATTCCTGCGCTGCTGCCAACCGGTCTGATCCTGCGTATCCCGGTGATCGAGCAATCGGCGCTCGATGACAGCCAGTTGCCACCATGGAAACGGACTGGCAACTCATGA
- a CDS encoding contractile injection system protein, VgrG/Pvc8 family — MSQLAEPAVSLIINGIDVGSDFAPFLLDFTWTDNLHGKADEVAVRLRDDTGLWRGAWRPDEGDIVEAGIGYKGGLMMPCGSYQVDIPDASGSRGNDIVCFRATSAFPDKDQRTQKSKGSEKTNLKKIITETAENLGYTVSGDIEDIKFDYKRQRRERDLAYIKRLAEDFGYFVSIKHKKLVFYKREDLEQQGPVKTFELTAPTKITRWQAKDQSSKTYKKAKVCYLDPTSKKLIRGEVQDLASKSGDVLKIDERVENEEQAKKLAKGRLAKANENKRTASLSLVGDPTMVAGLVVALGATFGRYAGSYLIHKATHSMKRGKYTTRLDLKGI, encoded by the coding sequence ATGAGCCAGCTTGCCGAACCCGCCGTCTCTTTGATCATCAACGGCATCGATGTCGGATCAGACTTCGCGCCTTTCCTTCTGGACTTCACCTGGACGGATAATCTGCACGGCAAGGCCGATGAGGTTGCCGTGCGGTTGCGGGATGATACCGGCCTTTGGCGGGGTGCGTGGCGTCCGGACGAAGGCGATATCGTTGAGGCGGGCATCGGCTACAAAGGCGGTTTGATGATGCCTTGCGGCTCCTATCAGGTCGACATTCCGGATGCCAGCGGCTCCCGTGGCAACGATATTGTCTGTTTTCGGGCCACATCAGCTTTTCCGGACAAGGATCAGCGCACCCAGAAGAGCAAAGGCTCAGAGAAGACCAACCTCAAGAAGATCATCACCGAAACGGCGGAAAATCTCGGTTACACCGTTTCGGGCGATATCGAAGACATCAAGTTCGACTACAAGCGCCAGCGCCGCGAGCGGGATCTTGCCTATATCAAGCGGTTGGCCGAGGACTTCGGGTATTTCGTCTCCATCAAGCATAAAAAGCTCGTTTTCTACAAACGGGAAGATCTGGAACAACAGGGGCCGGTCAAGACATTCGAGCTGACCGCTCCCACCAAAATCACCCGCTGGCAGGCGAAAGATCAATCCTCCAAAACCTACAAGAAGGCCAAGGTTTGCTATCTCGATCCCACCTCCAAGAAGCTGATCAGGGGTGAAGTGCAGGATCTTGCTTCCAAATCCGGCGACGTGCTGAAGATCGATGAACGGGTGGAAAATGAGGAGCAGGCCAAGAAACTGGCAAAGGGCCGATTGGCAAAAGCCAATGAGAACAAGCGCACAGCCAGCCTGTCGTTGGTAGGCGATCCCACCATGGTGGCTGGCCTCGTTGTTGCCCTCGGCGCCACCTTTGGTCGCTATGCGGGTTCCTACCTCATTCACAAAGCCACCCATTCCATGAAACGCGGCAAATACACCACTAGACTTGACCTCAAGGGGATTTGA
- a CDS encoding phage baseplate assembly protein V has product MTERFRNNEKNSPYRRGTVKEIKQGRIRVTFGDEDETDSFWLNANQGGTGANKSWSMPNVGEQVNCLIDWDGEDGCVLGSCWNSEDSAPSDDPGVEHKVFASGMEMIIDRASGNITIKGFNSAVMEGSDLHITANVKVTGDFQAEGGVFTHNGQTVGDDHKHLDVLTGPDKTGIPG; this is encoded by the coding sequence ATGACTGAGCGCTTTCGTAACAATGAGAAGAATTCGCCCTATCGGCGCGGGACCGTTAAGGAAATCAAGCAGGGGCGGATCCGTGTCACCTTCGGCGATGAGGACGAAACCGACAGTTTCTGGCTGAATGCCAATCAGGGCGGCACCGGGGCCAACAAGAGCTGGTCCATGCCCAATGTCGGCGAACAGGTCAATTGCCTCATTGACTGGGATGGCGAGGATGGCTGCGTTCTCGGCTCATGCTGGAACAGCGAGGACAGCGCTCCATCGGATGATCCGGGTGTCGAGCACAAGGTCTTTGCCAGCGGCATGGAGATGATCATCGACCGGGCGAGCGGCAACATCACGATCAAGGGGTTCAACTCGGCTGTGATGGAAGGCTCAGACCTGCATATCACCGCCAATGTCAAGGTAACTGGTGATTTCCAAGCAGAAGGCGGGGTCTTCACCCATAACGGCCAGACGGTCGGGGATGATCACAAGCATCTGGATGTGCTGACAGGGCCGGATAAGACAGGTATACCGGGATAG